From uncultured Desulfobacter sp.:
AAAGGAAAAAATCCTTAAAGATATCAGACGCCGCAAGCGTCTGTCCCTGGCAGCCATGAACTCCCTTAAAATATCATCCCAGGCCCTGAATCAAACCATATCCGCTATGGCGCCCCAGGCCGGTTCCTCCCGTGTAAAAACCTCCTTTGCCGGACAGAGAGGCCGACTGCAGCCCCCGGTAAAGGGTAAAATCATTTCAAGTTTCGGCACCAAACGCAAGGGCGATTACAACGCCTTCACATTTCAAAGCGGAATTGATATAAAGGCGGAACGGGGTACGCCCGTAAAAAACGTTTTCAACGGAAAGGTCTTGTTTGCCCAGTGGCTGAAGGGTTACGGCAACCTGATGATCATCAACCATGGAAACAATTATTATACCCTTTACGCCCATTTAGAAGAATTGTACAAGAAAAAGGGCGAACGGGTGGGCACTGGAAAAATCATCGGCACGGCAGGAGATACCGGCTCCATCAGAGGACCGTGCCTTCATTTTGAGGTCCGTCACCACGGCAAACCCGTCGATCCCCTCAAATGGCTGAAAAAAGGAGCATGACAAATGAAAAAAACGAATTGGGCCGGATTGATGAGACTCTGGCTGACTGCAGCGGTGATTTTGATGCTGACTGCAGGTTCAGTGCAAGCGGCTGAAGAAGAAACCTATCAATCCTTAAAACTGTTCGCCGACGTCCTGGAAGAACTTGAAAAAAATTATGTGGACGAGGTCAAGCCCGAAGATCTGGTGCACAATGCCATAAAGGGTATGGTGGGCAATCTTGACCCCCATTCCAGCTTCATGCCTCCTGATGCCTTTGAAGATCTTCAGGATGATACCAAAGGGGAGTTTTCCGGTATCGGCATTGTCATTACCATGAAGGACGGCATTCTTACAGTCGTCTCACCCATTGAAGGCACCCCGGCTTACGAGGCCGGTATCACAGCCGGAGACATCATTATCAAAATTGATGATGTATCCACCAAGGACATGGCCATGTGGGAAGCGGTCGGCAAAATGAGAGGACCACGGTACGAGGAAGTTACAATCACCATTATCCGGGAAGGGGCATCAGCTCCTCTGGTGTTCACGCTCAAGCGGGATATGATCCCCATGACCAGTGTGCGCTCGGCCATGCCGGAGCCGGGGTTCGGGTATTTAAGAATCACCAATTTCAGAATGAACACCCTGGATGATGTGATCGAACATCTGTCAGGCCTGGAGAAACAGGAAGGCGGTCTTAAAGGCCTAGTCATTGACCTTCGGGATAATCCGGGAGGATTGCTGGACCAGGCCATTCGAATTTCCGACCTGTTTATCAACCAGGGGACGATCGTGTCCATCAAGGGACGCATCGAAAAAAACAACCAGGTGTTCAAGGCCCGTCCTGATTTTCCGGAACGTGACTACCCCATTGTCACGCTGATCAACGGCGGTTCTGCCTCGGCTTCCGAAATTGTGGCCGGCGCACTTAAAGACAATCACCGGTCCCTGATTTTAGGCACCCCATCCTTTGGCAAGGGCTCGGTGCAAACGGTGCGGCCACTCAAGGACGGATTCGGGCTTAAATATACCATTGCCCGGTACTACACACCCAGCGGGCATTCCATCCAGGCCAAGGGCATCCAGCCGGACATCCGGGTTGAACCCGGAACAGTGAAGAATGACCCAAAAGATAATTCTGACTTTGAACTGATGCTCAAAGAAAAAGATTTGAAAAACAGCCTTAAACCCGAAGAGGAAGAACCTAAAAACAAGAAAAAATCCCAAAAAGATGCTGAAATCGAAAGACTTAATAAAGATGTCCAGGTAAAACGGGCCCTTGATATACTCATCAGCTATGGTGTGTTCAGTAAAATAAATGACACAAACTAAATCC
This genomic window contains:
- a CDS encoding S41 family peptidase translates to MKKTNWAGLMRLWLTAAVILMLTAGSVQAAEEETYQSLKLFADVLEELEKNYVDEVKPEDLVHNAIKGMVGNLDPHSSFMPPDAFEDLQDDTKGEFSGIGIVITMKDGILTVVSPIEGTPAYEAGITAGDIIIKIDDVSTKDMAMWEAVGKMRGPRYEEVTITIIREGASAPLVFTLKRDMIPMTSVRSAMPEPGFGYLRITNFRMNTLDDVIEHLSGLEKQEGGLKGLVIDLRDNPGGLLDQAIRISDLFINQGTIVSIKGRIEKNNQVFKARPDFPERDYPIVTLINGGSASASEIVAGALKDNHRSLILGTPSFGKGSVQTVRPLKDGFGLKYTIARYYTPSGHSIQAKGIQPDIRVEPGTVKNDPKDNSDFELMLKEKDLKNSLKPEEEEPKNKKKSQKDAEIERLNKDVQVKRALDILISYGVFSKINDTN